From Dreissena polymorpha isolate Duluth1 chromosome 15, UMN_Dpol_1.0, whole genome shotgun sequence, a single genomic window includes:
- the LOC127860263 gene encoding kielin/chordin-like protein isoform X36 encodes MRSGGLVLGAILVFLVAVVSAGRAKKCKDGKVYGSFGQEYDAPKNPCKPCTCRNGRWKCVTIDCPKPNCDNPYKPPGKCCKECKPGCEIDGKKYNDGEDVPSDNKCEVCKCLKGTVECNPTGCPPLPSYCEKPYTPTGKCCPECKTGCDYSDTHYDEDGNVPSDNKCKTCKCIKGKVECYPVECPPLPSYCEKPYTPPGQCCPECKTGCDYNDKHYDEDGNVPSDYKCKTCKCIKGKVKCHPIGCPPLPSYCEKPYKPPGQCCPECKTGCDYNDKHYDEDGNVPSDNKCKTCKCIKGKVDCYPIGCPPLPSYCEKPYTPPGQCCPECKTGCDYNDHHYDEDGNVPSDNKCKTCKCIKGKVDCYPIGCPPLPSYCEKPYTPPGQCCPECKTGCDYNDHHYDEDGNVPSDNKCKTCKCIKGKVECYPIGCPPLPSYCEKPYTPPGQCCPECKTGCDYNDKHYDEDGNVPSDNKCKTCKCIKGKVECYPIGCPPLPSYCEKPYTPPGQCCPECKTGCGYKDKEYAEDDSVPSENPCEVCKCVKGKVECAVIDCPELPPYCEKYTPPGKCCPECKTDSGCELNGKKYAEGEKVPTPNPCKICSCQFGKINCKDVKCKQCDAYKPPDKCCC; translated from the exons AGTGCAAAGATGGAAAAGTATATGGAAGCTTTGGTCAAG AATACGATGCACCCAAAAACCCTTGTAAACCATGCACGTGTCGCAACGGGAGATGGAAGTGTGTTACTATTGACTGCCCCAAGCCAAACTGTGACAACCCTTACAAACCACCGGGAAAGTGCTGTAAGGAATGCAAACCAG GCTGCGAAATTGatggaaaaaaatataacgatg GTGAAGATGTGCCGAGTGACAATAAGTGTGAAGTGTGCAAGTGCCTTAAAGGGACGGTAGAGTGCAACCCCACAGGATGTCCACCTTTACCGTCTTATTGTGAAAAACCGTACACACCAACGGGAAAATGTTGCCCGGAATGCAAAACAG GTTGCGATTACAGTGACACGCACTATGATGAAG ACGGCAATGTCCCGAGCGACAATAAGTGTAAAACCTGCAAGTGCATCAAAGGGAAGGTAGAGTGCTATCCCGTAGAATGTCCACCATTGCCGTCGTATTGTGAAAAACCGTACACACCACCGGGGCAATGTTGCCCGGAATGTAAAACAG GTTGCGATTATAATGACAAGCACTATGATGAAG ACGGCAATGTCCCGAGCGACTATAAGTGCAAAACCTGCAAGTGCATCAAAGGGAAGGTAAAGTGCCATCCAATTGGTTGTCCACCGTTGCCGTCGTATTGTGAAAAACCGTACAAACCACCCGGACAATGTTGCCCGGAATGTAAAACAG GTTGCGATTACAATGACAAGCACTATGATGAAG ACGGCAATGTCCCGAGCGACAATAAGTGTAAAACCTGCAAGTGCATCAAAGGGAAGGTAGATTGCTATCCCATAGGATGCCCACCTTTGCCGTCGTATTGTGAAAAACCATACACACCACCGGGGCAATGTTGCCCGGAATGTAAAACAG gtTGCGATTATAATGACCATCACTATGATGAAG ACGGCAATGTCCCGAGCGACAATAAGTGTAAAACCTGCAAGTGCATCAAAGGGAAGGTAGATTGCTATCCCATAGGATGCCCACCTTTGCCGTCGTATTGTGAAAAACCATACACACCACCGGGGCAATGTTGCCCGGAATGTAAAACAG gtTGCGATTATAATGACCATCACTATGATGAAG ACGGCAATGTCCCGAGCGATAATAAGTGCAAAACCTGCAAGTGCATCAAAGGGAAGGTAGAGTGCTATCCCATAGGATGCCCACCTTTGCCGTCGTATTGTGAAAAACCATACACACCACCGGGGCAATGTTGCCCGGAATGTAAAACAG gtTGCGATTATAATGACAAGCACTATGATGAAG ACGGAAATGTCCCGAGCGATAATAAGTGCAAAACCTGCAAGTGCATCAAAGGGAAGGTAGAGTGCTATCCCATAGGATGTCCACCTTTGCCGTCGTATTGTGAAAAACCGTACACACCACCGGGACAATGTTGCCCGGAATGTAAAACAG GTTGCGGTTATAAAGACAAGGAATATGCTGAag ACGACAGTGTGCCAAGCGAGAATCCTTGTGAAGTGTGCAAGTGTGTCAAAGGGAAGGTTGAGTGCGCAGTGATAGATTGCCCTGAACTGCCACCATATTGCGAAAAATATACGCCACCTGGAAAATGTTGCCCGGAGTGTAAAACAG ACAGCGGTTGCGAACTGAATGGCAAGAAATATGCAGAAG gaGAAAAGGTTCCAACTCCAAATCCTTGCAAGATCTGCTCTTGCCAATTTGGGAAAATTAACTGCAAAGACGTCAAATGTAAACAATGCGATGCGTACAAACCACCGGACAAGTGTTGCTGTTGA
- the LOC127860263 gene encoding kielin/chordin-like protein isoform X31 codes for MRSGGLVLGAILVFLVAVVSAGRAKKCKDGKVYGSFGQEYDAPKNPCKPCTCRNGRWKCVTIDCPKPNCDNPYKPPGKCCKECKPGCEIDGKKYNDGEDVPSDNKCEVCKCLKGTVECNPTGCPPLPSYCEKPYTPTGKCCPECKTGCDYSDTHYDEDGNVPSDNKCKTCKCIKGKVECYPVECPPLPSFCEKPYTPPGQCCPECKTGCDYNDKHYDEDGNVPSDNKCKTCKCIKGKVECYPIGCPPLPSYCEKPYTPPGQCCPECKTGCDYNDKHYDEDGNVPSDNKCKTCKCIKGKVECYPVECPPLPSYCEKPYTPPGQCCPECKTGCDYNDKHYDEDGNVPSDYKCKTCKCIKGKVKCHPIGCPPLPSYCEKPYKPPGQCCPECKTGCDYNDKHYDEDGNVPSDNKCKTCKCIKGKVDCYPIGCPPLPSYCEKPYTPPGQCCPECKTGCDYNDKHYDEDGNVPSDNKCKTCKCIKGKVECYPIGCPPLPSYCEKPYTPPGQCCPECKTGCGYKDKEYAEDDSVPSENPCEVCKCVKGKVECAVIDCPELPPYCEKYTPPGKCCPECKTDSGCELNGKKYAEGEKVPTPNPCKICSCQFGKINCKDVKCKQCDAYKPPDKCCC; via the exons AGTGCAAAGATGGAAAAGTATATGGAAGCTTTGGTCAAG AATACGATGCACCCAAAAACCCTTGTAAACCATGCACGTGTCGCAACGGGAGATGGAAGTGTGTTACTATTGACTGCCCCAAGCCAAACTGTGACAACCCTTACAAACCACCGGGAAAGTGCTGTAAGGAATGCAAACCAG GCTGCGAAATTGatggaaaaaaatataacgatg GTGAAGATGTGCCGAGTGACAATAAGTGTGAAGTGTGCAAGTGCCTTAAAGGGACGGTAGAGTGCAACCCCACAGGATGTCCACCTTTACCGTCTTATTGTGAAAAACCGTACACACCAACGGGAAAATGTTGCCCGGAATGCAAAACAG GTTGCGATTACAGTGACACGCACTATGATGAAG ACGGCAATGTCCCGAGCGACAATAAGTGTAAAACCTGCAAGTGCATCAAAGGGAAGGTAGAGTGCTATCCCGTAGAATGTCCGCCTTTGCCGTCGTTTTGTGAAAAACCATACACACCACCGGGGCAATGTTGCCCGGAATGTAAAACAG gTTGCGATTATAATGACAAGCACTATGATGAAG ACGGCAATGTCCCGAGCGACAATAAGTGTAAAACCTGCAAGTGCATCAAAGGGAAGGTAGAGTGCTATCCCATAGGATGTCCACCTTTGCCGTCGTATTGTGAAAAACCGTACACACCACCGGGGCAATGTTGCCCGGAATGTAAAACAG gtTGCGATTATAATGACAAGCACTATGATGAAG ACGGCAATGTCCCGAGCGACAATAAGTGTAAAACCTGCAAGTGCATCAAAGGGAAGGTAGAGTGCTATCCCGTAGAATGTCCACCATTGCCGTCGTATTGTGAAAAACCGTACACACCACCGGGGCAATGTTGCCCGGAATGTAAAACAG GTTGCGATTATAATGACAAGCACTATGATGAAG ACGGCAATGTCCCGAGCGACTATAAGTGCAAAACCTGCAAGTGCATCAAAGGGAAGGTAAAGTGCCATCCAATTGGTTGTCCACCGTTGCCGTCGTATTGTGAAAAACCGTACAAACCACCCGGACAATGTTGCCCGGAATGTAAAACAG GTTGCGATTACAATGACAAGCACTATGATGAAG ACGGCAATGTCCCGAGCGACAATAAGTGTAAAACCTGCAAGTGCATCAAAGGGAAGGTAGATTGCTATCCCATAGGATGCCCACCTTTGCCGTCGTATTGTGAAAAACCATACACACCACCGGGGCAATGTTGCCCGGAATGTAAAACAG gtTGCGATTATAATGACAAGCACTATGATGAAG ACGGAAATGTCCCGAGCGATAATAAGTGCAAAACCTGCAAGTGCATCAAAGGGAAGGTAGAGTGCTATCCCATAGGATGTCCACCTTTGCCGTCGTATTGTGAAAAACCGTACACACCACCGGGACAATGTTGCCCGGAATGTAAAACAG GTTGCGGTTATAAAGACAAGGAATATGCTGAag ACGACAGTGTGCCAAGCGAGAATCCTTGTGAAGTGTGCAAGTGTGTCAAAGGGAAGGTTGAGTGCGCAGTGATAGATTGCCCTGAACTGCCACCATATTGCGAAAAATATACGCCACCTGGAAAATGTTGCCCGGAGTGTAAAACAG ACAGCGGTTGCGAACTGAATGGCAAGAAATATGCAGAAG gaGAAAAGGTTCCAACTCCAAATCCTTGCAAGATCTGCTCTTGCCAATTTGGGAAAATTAACTGCAAAGACGTCAAATGTAAACAATGCGATGCGTACAAACCACCGGACAAGTGTTGCTGTTGA
- the LOC127860263 gene encoding kielin/chordin-like protein isoform X6, giving the protein MRSGGLVLGAILVFLVAVVSAGRAKKCKDGKVYGSFGQEYDAPKNPCKPCTCRNGRWKCVTIDCPKPNCDNPYKPPGKCCKECKPGCEIDGKKYNDGEDVPSDNKCEVCKCLKGTVECNPTGCPPLPSYCEKPYTPTGKCCPECKTGCDYSDTHYDEDGNVPSDNKCKTCKCIKGKVECYPVECPPLPSFCEKPYTPPGQCCPECKTGCDYNDKHYDEDGNVPSDNKCKTCKCIKGKVECYPIGCPPLPSYCEKPYTPPGQCCPECKTGCDYNDKHYDEDGNVPSDYKCKTCKCIKGKVKCHPIGCPPLPSYCEKPYKPPGQCCPECKTGCDYNDKHYDEDGNVPSDNKCKTCKCIKGKVDCYPIGCPPLPSYCEKPYTPPGQCCPECKTGCDYNDHHYDEDGNVPSDNKCKTCKCIKGKVDCYPIGCPPLPSYCEKPYTPPGQCCPECKTGCDYNDHHYDEDGNVPSDNKCKTCKCIKGKVECYPIGCPPLPSYCEKPYTPPGQCCPECKTGCDYNDKHYDEDGNVPSDNKCKTCKCIKGKVECYPIGCPPLPSYCEKPYTPPGQCCPECKTGCGYKDKEYAEDDSVPSENPCEVCKCVKGKVECAVIDCPELPPYCEKYTPPGKCCPECKTDSGCELNGKKYAEGEKVPTPNPCKICSCQFGKINCKDVKCKQCDAYKPPDKCCC; this is encoded by the exons AGTGCAAAGATGGAAAAGTATATGGAAGCTTTGGTCAAG AATACGATGCACCCAAAAACCCTTGTAAACCATGCACGTGTCGCAACGGGAGATGGAAGTGTGTTACTATTGACTGCCCCAAGCCAAACTGTGACAACCCTTACAAACCACCGGGAAAGTGCTGTAAGGAATGCAAACCAG GCTGCGAAATTGatggaaaaaaatataacgatg GTGAAGATGTGCCGAGTGACAATAAGTGTGAAGTGTGCAAGTGCCTTAAAGGGACGGTAGAGTGCAACCCCACAGGATGTCCACCTTTACCGTCTTATTGTGAAAAACCGTACACACCAACGGGAAAATGTTGCCCGGAATGCAAAACAG GTTGCGATTACAGTGACACGCACTATGATGAAG ACGGCAATGTCCCGAGCGACAATAAGTGTAAAACCTGCAAGTGCATCAAAGGGAAGGTAGAGTGCTATCCCGTAGAATGTCCGCCTTTGCCGTCGTTTTGTGAAAAACCATACACACCACCGGGGCAATGTTGCCCGGAATGTAAAACAG gTTGCGATTATAATGACAAGCACTATGATGAAG ACGGCAATGTCCCGAGCGACAATAAGTGTAAAACCTGCAAGTGCATCAAAGGGAAGGTAGAGTGCTATCCCATAGGATGTCCACCTTTGCCGTCGTATTGTGAAAAACCGTACACACCACCGGGGCAATGTTGCCCGGAATGTAAAACAG GTTGCGATTATAATGACAAGCACTATGATGAAG ACGGCAATGTCCCGAGCGACTATAAGTGCAAAACCTGCAAGTGCATCAAAGGGAAGGTAAAGTGCCATCCAATTGGTTGTCCACCGTTGCCGTCGTATTGTGAAAAACCGTACAAACCACCCGGACAATGTTGCCCGGAATGTAAAACAG GTTGCGATTACAATGACAAGCACTATGATGAAG ACGGCAATGTCCCGAGCGACAATAAGTGTAAAACCTGCAAGTGCATCAAAGGGAAGGTAGATTGCTATCCCATAGGATGCCCACCTTTGCCGTCGTATTGTGAAAAACCATACACACCACCGGGGCAATGTTGCCCGGAATGTAAAACAG gtTGCGATTATAATGACCATCACTATGATGAAG ACGGCAATGTCCCGAGCGACAATAAGTGTAAAACCTGCAAGTGCATCAAAGGGAAGGTAGATTGCTATCCCATAGGATGCCCACCTTTGCCGTCGTATTGTGAAAAACCATACACACCACCGGGGCAATGTTGCCCGGAATGTAAAACAG gtTGCGATTATAATGACCATCACTATGATGAAG ACGGCAATGTCCCGAGCGATAATAAGTGCAAAACCTGCAAGTGCATCAAAGGGAAGGTAGAGTGCTATCCCATAGGATGCCCACCTTTGCCGTCGTATTGTGAAAAACCATACACACCACCGGGGCAATGTTGCCCGGAATGTAAAACAG gtTGCGATTATAATGACAAGCACTATGATGAAG ACGGAAATGTCCCGAGCGATAATAAGTGCAAAACCTGCAAGTGCATCAAAGGGAAGGTAGAGTGCTATCCCATAGGATGTCCACCTTTGCCGTCGTATTGTGAAAAACCGTACACACCACCGGGACAATGTTGCCCGGAATGTAAAACAG GTTGCGGTTATAAAGACAAGGAATATGCTGAag ACGACAGTGTGCCAAGCGAGAATCCTTGTGAAGTGTGCAAGTGTGTCAAAGGGAAGGTTGAGTGCGCAGTGATAGATTGCCCTGAACTGCCACCATATTGCGAAAAATATACGCCACCTGGAAAATGTTGCCCGGAGTGTAAAACAG ACAGCGGTTGCGAACTGAATGGCAAGAAATATGCAGAAG gaGAAAAGGTTCCAACTCCAAATCCTTGCAAGATCTGCTCTTGCCAATTTGGGAAAATTAACTGCAAAGACGTCAAATGTAAACAATGCGATGCGTACAAACCACCGGACAAGTGTTGCTGTTGA
- the LOC127860263 gene encoding kielin/chordin-like protein isoform X23, which translates to MRSGGLVLGAILVFLVAVVSAGRAKKCKDGKVYGSFGQEYDAPKNPCKPCTCRNGRWKCVTIDCPKPNCDNPYKPPGKCCKECKPGCEIDGKKYNDGEDVPSDNKCEVCKCLKGTVECNPTGCPPLPSYCEKPYTPTGKCCPECKTGCDYSDTHYDEDGNVPSDNKCKTCKCIKGKVECYPVECPPLPSFCEKPYTPPGQCCPECKTGCDYNDKHYDEDGNVPSDNKCKTCKCIKGKVECYPIGCPPLPSYCEKPYTPPGQCCPECKTGCDYNDKHYDEDGNVPSDNKCKTCKCIKGKVDCYPIGCPPLPSYCEKPYTPPGQCCPECKTGCDYNDHHYDEDGNVPSDNKCKTCKCIKGKVDCYPIGCPPLPSYCEKPYTPPGQCCPECKTGCDYNDHHYDEDGNVPSDNKCKTCKCIKGKVECYPIGCPPLPSYCEKPYTPPGQCCPECKTGCDYNDKHYDEDGNVPSDNKCKTCKCIKGKVECYPIGCPPLPSYCEKPYTPPGQCCPECKTGCGYKDKEYAEDDSVPSENPCEVCKCVKGKVECAVIDCPELPPYCEKYTPPGKCCPECKTDSGCELNGKKYAEGEKVPTPNPCKICSCQFGKINCKDVKCKQCDAYKPPDKCCC; encoded by the exons AGTGCAAAGATGGAAAAGTATATGGAAGCTTTGGTCAAG AATACGATGCACCCAAAAACCCTTGTAAACCATGCACGTGTCGCAACGGGAGATGGAAGTGTGTTACTATTGACTGCCCCAAGCCAAACTGTGACAACCCTTACAAACCACCGGGAAAGTGCTGTAAGGAATGCAAACCAG GCTGCGAAATTGatggaaaaaaatataacgatg GTGAAGATGTGCCGAGTGACAATAAGTGTGAAGTGTGCAAGTGCCTTAAAGGGACGGTAGAGTGCAACCCCACAGGATGTCCACCTTTACCGTCTTATTGTGAAAAACCGTACACACCAACGGGAAAATGTTGCCCGGAATGCAAAACAG GTTGCGATTACAGTGACACGCACTATGATGAAG ACGGCAATGTCCCGAGCGACAATAAGTGTAAAACCTGCAAGTGCATCAAAGGGAAGGTAGAGTGCTATCCCGTAGAATGTCCGCCTTTGCCGTCGTTTTGTGAAAAACCATACACACCACCGGGGCAATGTTGCCCGGAATGTAAAACAG gTTGCGATTATAATGACAAGCACTATGATGAAG ACGGCAATGTCCCGAGCGACAATAAGTGTAAAACCTGCAAGTGCATCAAAGGGAAGGTAGAGTGCTATCCCATAGGATGTCCACCTTTGCCGTCGTATTGTGAAAAACCGTACACACCACCGGGGCAATGTTGCCCGGAATGTAAAACAG gtTGCGATTATAATGACAAGCACTATGATGAAG ACGGCAATGTCCCGAGCGACAATAAGTGTAAAACCTGCAAGTGCATCAAAGGGAAGGTAGATTGCTATCCCATAGGATGCCCACCTTTGCCGTCGTATTGTGAAAAACCATACACACCACCGGGGCAATGTTGCCCGGAATGTAAAACAG gtTGCGATTATAATGACCATCACTATGATGAAG ACGGCAATGTCCCGAGCGACAATAAGTGTAAAACCTGCAAGTGCATCAAAGGGAAGGTAGATTGCTATCCCATAGGATGCCCACCTTTGCCGTCGTATTGTGAAAAACCATACACACCACCGGGGCAATGTTGCCCGGAATGTAAAACAG gtTGCGATTATAATGACCATCACTATGATGAAG ACGGCAATGTCCCGAGCGATAATAAGTGCAAAACCTGCAAGTGCATCAAAGGGAAGGTAGAGTGCTATCCCATAGGATGCCCACCTTTGCCGTCGTATTGTGAAAAACCATACACACCACCGGGGCAATGTTGCCCGGAATGTAAAACAG gtTGCGATTATAATGACAAGCACTATGATGAAG ACGGAAATGTCCCGAGCGATAATAAGTGCAAAACCTGCAAGTGCATCAAAGGGAAGGTAGAGTGCTATCCCATAGGATGTCCACCTTTGCCGTCGTATTGTGAAAAACCGTACACACCACCGGGACAATGTTGCCCGGAATGTAAAACAG GTTGCGGTTATAAAGACAAGGAATATGCTGAag ACGACAGTGTGCCAAGCGAGAATCCTTGTGAAGTGTGCAAGTGTGTCAAAGGGAAGGTTGAGTGCGCAGTGATAGATTGCCCTGAACTGCCACCATATTGCGAAAAATATACGCCACCTGGAAAATGTTGCCCGGAGTGTAAAACAG ACAGCGGTTGCGAACTGAATGGCAAGAAATATGCAGAAG gaGAAAAGGTTCCAACTCCAAATCCTTGCAAGATCTGCTCTTGCCAATTTGGGAAAATTAACTGCAAAGACGTCAAATGTAAACAATGCGATGCGTACAAACCACCGGACAAGTGTTGCTGTTGA
- the LOC127860263 gene encoding kielin/chordin-like protein isoform X13 yields the protein MRSGGLVLGAILVFLVAVVSAGRAKKCKDGKVYGSFGQEYDAPKNPCKPCTCRNGRWKCVTIDCPKPNCDNPYKPPGKCCKECKPGCEIDGKKYNDGEDVPSDNKCEVCKCLKGTVECNPTGCPPLPSYCEKPYTPTGKCCPECKTGCDYSDTHYDEDGNVPSDNKCKTCKCIKGKVECYPVECPPLPSFCEKPYTPPGQCCPECKTGCDYNDKHYDEDGNVPSDNKCKTCKCIKGKVECYPIGCPPLPSYCEKPYTPPGQCCPECKTGCDYNDKHYDEDGNVPSDNKCKTCKCIKGKVECYPVECPPLPSYCEKPYTPPGQCCPECKTGCDYNDKHYDEDGNVPSDYKCKTCKCIKGKVKCHPIGCPPLPSYCEKPYKPPGQCCPECKTGCDYNDKHYDEDGNVPSDNKCKTCKCIKGKVDCYPIGCPPLPSYCEKPYTPPGQCCPECKTGCDYNDHHYDEDGNVPSDNKCKTCKCIKGKVECYPIGCPPLPSYCEKPYTPPGQCCPECKTGCDYNDKHYDEDGNVPSDNKCKTCKCIKGKVECYPIGCPPLPSYCEKPYTPPGQCCPECKTGCGYKDKEYAEDDSVPSENPCEVCKCVKGKVECAVIDCPELPPYCEKYTPPGKCCPECKTDSGCELNGKKYAEGEKVPTPNPCKICSCQFGKINCKDVKCKQCDAYKPPDKCCC from the exons AGTGCAAAGATGGAAAAGTATATGGAAGCTTTGGTCAAG AATACGATGCACCCAAAAACCCTTGTAAACCATGCACGTGTCGCAACGGGAGATGGAAGTGTGTTACTATTGACTGCCCCAAGCCAAACTGTGACAACCCTTACAAACCACCGGGAAAGTGCTGTAAGGAATGCAAACCAG GCTGCGAAATTGatggaaaaaaatataacgatg GTGAAGATGTGCCGAGTGACAATAAGTGTGAAGTGTGCAAGTGCCTTAAAGGGACGGTAGAGTGCAACCCCACAGGATGTCCACCTTTACCGTCTTATTGTGAAAAACCGTACACACCAACGGGAAAATGTTGCCCGGAATGCAAAACAG GTTGCGATTACAGTGACACGCACTATGATGAAG ACGGCAATGTCCCGAGCGACAATAAGTGTAAAACCTGCAAGTGCATCAAAGGGAAGGTAGAGTGCTATCCCGTAGAATGTCCGCCTTTGCCGTCGTTTTGTGAAAAACCATACACACCACCGGGGCAATGTTGCCCGGAATGTAAAACAG gTTGCGATTATAATGACAAGCACTATGATGAAG ACGGCAATGTCCCGAGCGACAATAAGTGTAAAACCTGCAAGTGCATCAAAGGGAAGGTAGAGTGCTATCCCATAGGATGTCCACCTTTGCCGTCGTATTGTGAAAAACCGTACACACCACCGGGGCAATGTTGCCCGGAATGTAAAACAG gtTGCGATTATAATGACAAGCACTATGATGAAG ACGGCAATGTCCCGAGCGACAATAAGTGTAAAACCTGCAAGTGCATCAAAGGGAAGGTAGAGTGCTATCCCGTAGAATGTCCACCATTGCCGTCGTATTGTGAAAAACCGTACACACCACCGGGGCAATGTTGCCCGGAATGTAAAACAG GTTGCGATTATAATGACAAGCACTATGATGAAG ACGGCAATGTCCCGAGCGACTATAAGTGCAAAACCTGCAAGTGCATCAAAGGGAAGGTAAAGTGCCATCCAATTGGTTGTCCACCGTTGCCGTCGTATTGTGAAAAACCGTACAAACCACCCGGACAATGTTGCCCGGAATGTAAAACAG GTTGCGATTACAATGACAAGCACTATGATGAAG ACGGCAATGTCCCGAGCGACAATAAGTGTAAAACCTGCAAGTGCATCAAAGGGAAGGTAGATTGCTATCCCATAGGATGCCCACCTTTGCCGTCGTATTGTGAAAAACCATACACACCACCGGGGCAATGTTGCCCGGAATGTAAAACAG gtTGCGATTATAATGACCATCACTATGATGAAG ACGGCAATGTCCCGAGCGATAATAAGTGCAAAACCTGCAAGTGCATCAAAGGGAAGGTAGAGTGCTATCCCATAGGATGCCCACCTTTGCCGTCGTATTGTGAAAAACCATACACACCACCGGGGCAATGTTGCCCGGAATGTAAAACAG gtTGCGATTATAATGACAAGCACTATGATGAAG ACGGAAATGTCCCGAGCGATAATAAGTGCAAAACCTGCAAGTGCATCAAAGGGAAGGTAGAGTGCTATCCCATAGGATGTCCACCTTTGCCGTCGTATTGTGAAAAACCGTACACACCACCGGGACAATGTTGCCCGGAATGTAAAACAG GTTGCGGTTATAAAGACAAGGAATATGCTGAag ACGACAGTGTGCCAAGCGAGAATCCTTGTGAAGTGTGCAAGTGTGTCAAAGGGAAGGTTGAGTGCGCAGTGATAGATTGCCCTGAACTGCCACCATATTGCGAAAAATATACGCCACCTGGAAAATGTTGCCCGGAGTGTAAAACAG ACAGCGGTTGCGAACTGAATGGCAAGAAATATGCAGAAG gaGAAAAGGTTCCAACTCCAAATCCTTGCAAGATCTGCTCTTGCCAATTTGGGAAAATTAACTGCAAAGACGTCAAATGTAAACAATGCGATGCGTACAAACCACCGGACAAGTGTTGCTGTTGA